A part of Carassius auratus strain Wakin unplaced genomic scaffold, ASM336829v1 scaf_tig00216561, whole genome shotgun sequence genomic DNA contains:
- the LOC113098469 gene encoding protein delta homolog 1-like produces MNVFLRLGFSFLLLFCASVSAQGPECGAGCHQHHGFCEQSGECRCRAGWRGAVCDQCVPSPDCVHGVCEEPGQCVCERGWTGARCDREVHRCSSKLCSGNSTCVQTGRGGHVCLCSPGYTGENCQLKTGVCSENGSRCQNGGSCVNTSGFDSRSSCLCAPGFTGSVCEKELDVCQPNPCVNGGRCVQRDPTYTCVCPPLFSGPVCDVSLSVCSSDRCMNGGTCSNDTLGRIRCVCPPRFTGPSCELHVSQLKPKPRARALGPGHHTAAAHTFHKLLRPSEREPLQPSGPLVTRSQIICFSVLGLLTCLVILVTSGIVFFSRCETWMANTKYSQLVRQQRDQLLRASDLEQRSLNIILPENIRMSNYSRLYTSI; encoded by the exons ATGAATGTATTTCTCCGGCTCGGATTCTCATTTCTGCTGCTCTTCTGCGCGTCTGTTTCTGCTCAAG gtccAGAATGTGGAGCTGGATGTCATCAACACCACGGCTTCTGTGAGCAGTCTGGagaatgcag gtgcAGAGCAGGTTGGCGCGGTGcggtgtgtgatcagtgtgttcCTTCACCTGACTGTGTTCACGGAGTGTGTGAAGAGCCCGGGCAGTGTGTCTGTGAGCGCGGATGGACAGGAGCTCGCTGCGATCGAG AGGTTCACCGGTGTTCATCAAAGCTCTGCTCGGGAAACTCTACCTGTGTGCAGACCGGACGAGGAGGACACGTCTGTCTCTGTTCTCCTGGATACACCGGGGAAAACTGCCAGCTGAAGACAGGAGTGTGTTCAGAGAACGG CTCTCGCTGTCAGAACGGAGGAAGCTGTGTGAACACGAGTGGCTTTGACAGCCGTTCCTCTTGTCTCTGTGCACCTGGATTCACTGGCTCTGTCTGTGAGAAGGAGCTTGACGTCTGCCAGCCCAATCCGTGTGTGAACGGTGGCAGATGCGTCCAGCGTGACCCGACCTACACCTGCGTCTGTCCGCCGCTCTTCTCCGGGCCGGTTTGTGACGTCAGTCTCTCTGTGTGTTCCAGCGATCGCTGTATGAACGGAGGCACCTGCTCTAACGACACACTCGGCCGGATCCGCTGCGTCTGCCCGCCCAGATTCACCGGCCCGTCCTGTGAGCTCCACGTCAGCCAGCTCAAGCCCAAGCCCCGAGCGAGAGCGCTAGGTCCGGGTCACCACACCGCAGCAGCTCACACTTTCCACAAGCTGCTGCGTCCGTCCGAGCGAGAGCCACTCCAGCCGTCCGGTCCACTGGTCACCCGCAGCCAGATCATCTGCTTCTCTGTTCTGGGTCTCCTCACCTGTCTGGTGATCCTGGTCACGTCGGGCATCGTCTTCTTCTCCCGCTGTGAGACGTGGATGGCCAACACTAAATACAGCCAGCTGGTGCGACAGCAGAGAGACCAGCTCCTGAGAGCATCTGACCTCGAGCAGCGTTCACTCAACATCATCCTGCCGGAGAACATCAGGATGAGCAACTACAGCAGGCTCTACACGTCTATATGA